In Helianthus annuus cultivar XRQ/B chromosome 3, HanXRQr2.0-SUNRISE, whole genome shotgun sequence, a single window of DNA contains:
- the LOC110928540 gene encoding acetylserotonin O-methyltransferase isoform X2, translating into MATKTRETLTSEETEVTPQEVIWNHICGFPPLALLRCAIELGIPDILEKHESPITLADLASEIGCSRSSLHRVMRFLIHYKVFQEKPISETFVGYIQSPVSRLLTRHGKHSMADLVLLVSNPEMLAPWGKLSGWVLDNKELPFKAAYGKDLWEFIAANPDQSKLFNDGLACDARLTMAAVLEGCPQVFEGLGTLVDVGGNIGTAIGLIVEACPWINGVNFDLPHVVSSAPACRGVEHLGGNMFDHIPKADAVYMMFLDVVENLHDWADEECIAILRKCREAIPQDNGKVIIVDIVLEREEDHRFKGVRLVSDLTMMTYTNKGKERTLAEWSYVFHEAGFTRYTIKHIQAPQSVIEVYP; encoded by the exons ATGGCTACAAAAACAAGAGAGACACTTACATCAGAAGAAACAGAAGTGACACCACAAGAAGTAATATGGAACCATATTTGTGGTTTCCCTCCCCTTGCTCTTCTCAGATGTGCCATTGAGCTAGGCATACCCGATATTCTCGAAAAGCATGAATCCCCGATAACACTTGCTGACCTAGCGTCGGAGATAGGGTGTTCACGCTCTTCATTGCATCGGGTCATGAGGTTCTTGATCCACTATAAAGTGTTTCAAGAAAAGCCAATATCCGAAACATTTGTCGGATACATTCAAAGCCCGGTATCTAGACTCCTAACTAGACATGGAAAGCATAGCATGGCTGACTTGGTGCTTTTGGTAAGCAATCCAGAAATGTTGGCTCCATGGGGCAAGTTAAGTGGTTGGGTGTTGGATAACAAAGAATTACCATTTAAGGCCGCTTACGGAAAAGATTTATGGGAATTTATTGCTGCGAATCCTGATCAAAGTAAGTTGTTCAACGATGGATTGGCGTGTGATGCTCGACTTACTATGGCAGCGGTGTTGGAGGGTTGTCCACAGGTGTTTGAGGGGCTGGGGACATTGGTGGATGTTGGTGGCAACATTGGGACGGCTATAGGGTTGATTGTCGAGGCATGTCCGTGGATCAACGGGGTTAATTTCGACCTCCCTCATGTGGTGTCTTCGGCTCCGGCTTGTAGAGGTGTTGAACATCTTGGAGGCAATATGTTTGATCATATTCCCAAAGCTGATGCAGTTTATATGATG TTTTTGGATGTTGTAGAAAATCTGCATGATTGGGCGGACGAGGAATGCATTGCGATACTAAGAAAATGTCGAGAGGCTATTCCACAAGATAACGGGAAGGTGATTATTGTTGATATTGTATTAGAACGCGAAGAAGATCACAGGTTCAAAGGGGTGCGATTGGTGTCTGATTTGACTATGATGACTTATACTAACAAAGGAAAAGAGCGGACGTTAGCAGAATGGTCGTATGTGTTTCATGAGGCTGGATTCACTCGCTACACTATAAAACATATTCAAGCACCACAATCTGTTATTGAAGTGTATCCTTGA
- the LOC110928540 gene encoding acetylserotonin O-methyltransferase isoform X1 — translation MATKTRETLTSEETEVTPQEVIWNHICGFPPLALLRCAIELGIPDILEKHESPITLADLASEIGCSRSSLHRVMRFLIHYKVFQEKPISETFVGYIQSPVSRLLTRHGKHSMADLVLLVSNPEMLAPWGKLSGWVLDNKELPFKAAYGKDLWEFIAANPDQSKLFNDGLACDARLTMAAVLEGCPQVFEGLGTLVDVGGNIGTAIGLIVEACPWINGVNFDLPHVVSSAPACRGVEHLGGNMFDHIPKADAVYMMKICMIGRTRNALRY, via the exons ATGGCTACAAAAACAAGAGAGACACTTACATCAGAAGAAACAGAAGTGACACCACAAGAAGTAATATGGAACCATATTTGTGGTTTCCCTCCCCTTGCTCTTCTCAGATGTGCCATTGAGCTAGGCATACCCGATATTCTCGAAAAGCATGAATCCCCGATAACACTTGCTGACCTAGCGTCGGAGATAGGGTGTTCACGCTCTTCATTGCATCGGGTCATGAGGTTCTTGATCCACTATAAAGTGTTTCAAGAAAAGCCAATATCCGAAACATTTGTCGGATACATTCAAAGCCCGGTATCTAGACTCCTAACTAGACATGGAAAGCATAGCATGGCTGACTTGGTGCTTTTGGTAAGCAATCCAGAAATGTTGGCTCCATGGGGCAAGTTAAGTGGTTGGGTGTTGGATAACAAAGAATTACCATTTAAGGCCGCTTACGGAAAAGATTTATGGGAATTTATTGCTGCGAATCCTGATCAAAGTAAGTTGTTCAACGATGGATTGGCGTGTGATGCTCGACTTACTATGGCAGCGGTGTTGGAGGGTTGTCCACAGGTGTTTGAGGGGCTGGGGACATTGGTGGATGTTGGTGGCAACATTGGGACGGCTATAGGGTTGATTGTCGAGGCATGTCCGTGGATCAACGGGGTTAATTTCGACCTCCCTCATGTGGTGTCTTCGGCTCCGGCTTGTAGAGGTGTTGAACATCTTGGAGGCAATATGTTTGATCATATTCCCAAAGCTGATGCAGTTTATATGATG AAAATCTGCATGATTGGGCGGACGAGGAATGCATTGCGATACTAA